The following DNA comes from Planctomycetia bacterium.
AGCCCCACGAGCGAATACAACCGCCGTTGGCTCAACTACCTGAGCGAATTCGGCGATGCGGAAGACGTGGTCGTGGTCGTCGAGGGCGGCTCCTCGGCAGCGGTCCGGCCGGTCGTCGATGAGTTGGGCGAAATCCTCGCCCGTGAGGAGCGGCTGTTCGAGTCGCTGCTGTACAAGATCGACACGAGCAAGTTGGCGGCCAAGGGGCTGCATCTAGCGTCCGACGAGCAACTCGCCGCGTTGGCGAAATCGGTTCAACAGCCTTCGCCGATGCTGGGCGGCGATTGGTCGCAACTCAACTTCGGCGGGCAACTCATGGCGGCCGGCGCGGCCTGGAGCGACGGCGCGCGGGCAAGTCCGGTCACCGCGGAAGCGCGCCTCGATGCGTTGCGCCCCTTGTTGGATCATCTCGAACGCGCGCTCACCGATCAATCTCCGCCGCCGACGGCGTCCGGCCCCTTCGCGGAGGGGATGTTGTCCTCCGATGCCTTGCCGACGGAGTATCTTTCTGCTGACGGCGGGCGGCTGGGATTGCTGTTGCTGCGCGTGGTGAACAAAGATGAAGGCTTCGTGCAAGGCAGCGAAGCGATCGACGCCTTGCGCGCGATCGTCGCCGAAGTGCAGCCGCGTCATCCGAATGTGCGCATCGGCCTGACCGGTTTGCCGATCATGGAGAACGACGAGATGCGCGTCAGCCAGCGCGATATGTCGCTGGCCAACATTATCTCGTTCATCGGCGTCGCGGCTGTGTTCGTGGCGATCCTCGGCGGTTGGCGGCATCCGCTTTGGACGTCGATCACACTGCTGATCGGCATGGCCTGGTCGTTCGGCTACCTGACGCTCGTCATTGGCCATCTGAACATCCTCAGCGTCTCGTTCTCGGTGTTCCTCATCGGGCTCGGGATGGATTTTGGCATTCATTACGTCGCGCGGTATCTGCAATTGCGCATCGAGCGCGAAACGCTGGACGACGCACTTTGCAAGACCGCGATCGGCATCGGCCCTGGCATCACGACCGGCGCCGTGACGACGGCGCTCGCATTCTTTACGGCCGGAGTGACCGACTTCCCCGGCGTAGCAGAACTAGGGATCATCGCCGGCGGCGGCATTCTGCTTTGCTTCGTCGCCGCGGTGACCGTGCTACCGGCGATGTTGGTGCTGAGCGATCGCAAACGCCCGCGCGTGTTCGTCGCGGCGCCGCTGGATGTCGGCAGCTGGTCCGTGGCGATGTTGCGAAATCCCGGCTGGATTTTGGTCGCCAGCGTCGTGGTGACCGGCGCCCTGACGGCCGGCGCGCCGCGTGTCTGGTACGACCACAACTTGCTGAACCTGCAATCGCAGGGCCTGGAAAGCGTCGACCTGGAACGCAAACTCCTGGCCGACTCCGACCAAAACACCTGGTACGCGGTCTCCATCGCCGGCGATGTGCCCGAATTGCTCGCGCGGAAGCAGCGTTTCCTACAACTTGCGACGGTCGATCGCGTCGAGGAAATCGTCTCGCTGGTCGGCGTCGAGCAACCGGAGAAGGCGCAGCAGATCGCCGCCATTCATGAAAAGCTGAATACCTTGCCGGTGAATGTTCCCCTCGTGCCGGTGGAGCAACCGGCGCGATTAGCGAAGGCGGTCACCGATCTCTATCAAGCTGCCGCGGCGACGCCGGAGCTCGCGCATGTCGCGCAGCAACTTTCGACTGTGCGTGACTTGCTGTTCGCCACGCGGCCGGAAGATTATTTCCTCCGCATGACGCGCTATCAGCAGACGCTGGCGGCCGAAGGGTTGCGGCGACTCGAAATGGTGCGCGATGCGTCGTCGGCTTCAGCGCCGTCGTTCGACGATCTGCCGGAGAGCCTGGTGCGGCGCTTTCGCAGTCCGCAGGGAATGCACTTGCTTAAGGTGTACGGCCGCGGCGATATCTGGAACCGCGCCACGTTGGAAACCTTTGTTGCTGAGTTGCGCACGGTCGATCCGGAAGTCACGGGCGAACCGCTACAGGCCTTCGAGGCCTCGCGTGAGATGAAGGAGAGCTACCAGACTGCCATGCTCTATGCGTTCATCGCGTCGTGCGTGGTGCTGGCCATCGACTTCCGCCGATTCAGCGACGTGCTGTTGGCGTTCTTGCCGCTCGCGGTCGGCATGTTGCAGATGTTCGGCCTGATGGGTTGGCTCGGCGTGCCGCTCAATCCGGCCAACATGATCGTGTTGCCGCTGATCTTCGGGATCGGCATCGACGAAGGCGTTCATATCATCCACGACTACCGGAGCCAGCCGGGCGCGTACCGGATGTCGAACTCGACCGCGGTAAGCGTGTTGCTGTCGTCGCTGCAAGAGATCGTCGGCTTCGGCAGCTTGATGATCTCCGAGCATCAAGGCCTGCAGAGCCTCGGTCGCGTACTCACGCTTGGCATGACAACGTCGATGTTCACGTCGCTGGTCATGCTGCCGGCAATTCTGACGTTGCTTGGACGGCGACGTCAGCGCGATTCGGATGCCCGCGCTCCGGTCGTCAAAGTATCTGCACGTGGACCGCGCCGCAGTCGCGCTCCCGCGCCCGGCGCCGTTGTGGGTCGCTGAGCTTCCGCCTTCTCGCCGGATTCAAGCGAATTCAACTCCGCGTCCGGAAGCACCTGCGCGCCCCGCAGCCAGCGGTCGACGATGCCGCGCACAAAGCTGGGCTCGACGAACGCCAGGCAACCGTACAGCATTACGAAGCCGAAGGTGATCATGCCCATGCCGAAGGCAATGCCGAGGTGCAAGGGAATCGCCACGAGCAACACGAGCGGCCGCAGCATCCGGTTCCAGATCAACGCACAGAACGAGATTTCCCAGATGATGGTCGTATGCGTCATGAAGCTAATGACATACGGGTGATTGGAGAGCCAGGTCAGGTCCAGCGACTGGTATTCCAGGTTCGCCACCGCGCCCCAGAGCGCCGAGCCGTCCCACCACATGCCGCCTTGCAGTTTTGACAGGCCGGCGTTGAAGTAAATGACGCACATATGCAACTGAATCAACCGTGTGGCGATGTTCGCCATCACGCTCGACGCGGGCAGCGGCAACTTCTCGCCAGCGCGCCAGCGAGCGATCAGACGATCCACTGAGTAACACGCGCCGCTGGGGCCGATCATCAGGTACAGCGCCAGCATTCCGTTGATTTGATCCAATCCGAACTGCGAGGCCACGGTGCGATTGGCGTACGAGGCGCAGAGCACGAACGACACGATGCTCGCAATCCGCGTCTGAAAGCCGATCGTCAGACAGAACATCGCCACGAGGGCGGCGACATGCACGGTCCAGAGCGCGGCGGGCGATTCGCACCACCACAGCATGCTCCACGTCCAACGCATGCTGTCGGGGCCGTAGATGTATTCGGCCGAGGCCCGCGGAATCCACGGTTGCGCGCCCATGAAGTCGCTCA
Coding sequences within:
- a CDS encoding MMPL family transporter yields the protein SPTSEYNRRWLNYLSEFGDAEDVVVVVEGGSSAAVRPVVDELGEILAREERLFESLLYKIDTSKLAAKGLHLASDEQLAALAKSVQQPSPMLGGDWSQLNFGGQLMAAGAAWSDGARASPVTAEARLDALRPLLDHLERALTDQSPPPTASGPFAEGMLSSDALPTEYLSADGGRLGLLLLRVVNKDEGFVQGSEAIDALRAIVAEVQPRHPNVRIGLTGLPIMENDEMRVSQRDMSLANIISFIGVAAVFVAILGGWRHPLWTSITLLIGMAWSFGYLTLVIGHLNILSVSFSVFLIGLGMDFGIHYVARYLQLRIERETLDDALCKTAIGIGPGITTGAVTTALAFFTAGVTDFPGVAELGIIAGGGILLCFVAAVTVLPAMLVLSDRKRPRVFVAAPLDVGSWSVAMLRNPGWILVASVVVTGALTAGAPRVWYDHNLLNLQSQGLESVDLERKLLADSDQNTWYAVSIAGDVPELLARKQRFLQLATVDRVEEIVSLVGVEQPEKAQQIAAIHEKLNTLPVNVPLVPVEQPARLAKAVTDLYQAAAATPELAHVAQQLSTVRDLLFATRPEDYFLRMTRYQQTLAAEGLRRLEMVRDASSASAPSFDDLPESLVRRFRSPQGMHLLKVYGRGDIWNRATLETFVAELRTVDPEVTGEPLQAFEASREMKESYQTAMLYAFIASCVVLAIDFRRFSDVLLAFLPLAVGMLQMFGLMGWLGVPLNPANMIVLPLIFGIGIDEGVHIIHDYRSQPGAYRMSNSTAVSVLLSSLQEIVGFGSLMISEHQGLQSLGRVLTLGMTTSMFTSLVMLPAILTLLGRRRQRDSDARAPVVKVSARGPRRSRAPAPGAVVGR
- a CDS encoding HTTM domain-containing protein produces the protein MSTVALRYPLDLARWFSEGWNRFWFTPRDPATLGLIRILAGAMLLYTHAVWTLGLSDFMGAQPWIPRASAEYIYGPDSMRWTWSMLWWCESPAALWTVHVAALVAMFCLTIGFQTRIASIVSFVLCASYANRTVASQFGLDQINGMLALYLMIGPSGACYSVDRLIARWRAGEKLPLPASSVMANIATRLIQLHMCVIYFNAGLSKLQGGMWWDGSALWGAVANLEYQSLDLTWLSNHPYVISFMTHTTIIWEISFCALIWNRMLRPLVLLVAIPLHLGIAFGMGMITFGFVMLYGCLAFVEPSFVRGIVDRWLRGAQVLPDAELNSLESGEKAEAQRPTTAPGAGARLRRGPRADTLTTGARASESR